DNA sequence from the Glycine soja cultivar W05 chromosome 18, ASM419377v2, whole genome shotgun sequence genome:
atgtttttccataattgatttaaaattttcaatctgttttaataaaaatgttttaatttagtttcttatcatatatctaattattttaaaattatttcacataaagaaaattcaagaattaaaaaatagaaaactgatatatattattattatgttaatatttcctaattaattagtaatattatGAACTTATTTACAcagttaaaaaatcttaatttttttcatcaattgttacttattttaaaaattaagacaccaaatatgaatttatttataatgttaatTCATTTCTTACATTGTTGTTTGAATGTCAAGTCTCGTTATTCAATGTCTTGCCTGTCACCTCacctaatttaaaataatcttaatcatcttaattaaaatatatatataaataattaatttaattatttcaaatcagaatatatactaaaaaaatatgtaactaATTGTTCATAATTTCAAATCAGattgataataattttaatctaattattcaaaatttcaaatacttttcATAATTACTTTCATAATAATTagcttataattattatttatgataaatttaacaATGCAGTCAAATTGTTTAATGCATGTTTAAATGCAgtcaaattgaataattttaatctaattattcaaattttcaatacaGATGTTTACAATGcagtcaaattgtttcttttacAAGTAGAGCAAGGTATTCGCTCCTTGATGTATTCGATTCCACTACTTTTCTATGAAGATTACCAactaaatatcaaataaaataagtttcaaatccTCACTAATTAAAGTATATTAATACCTTGCAACTTATTCCAAATAATGTCAGTAAATAGTATATGTACATAACATATAAATCAAAGAACGAGAATATCAAAgccaaaaactaaaagaaaagacATGATCCATGGAATGATCTATCCTCTACAATGAACTGAGTACTTGAAAGGacttcaaattcaaaagatggtacaatgtaaaaaaatataaaaaaaaaatgattactcTAGCATGACTATTGACTATGAAAGTGAGGGGaaattcataaaaattgaaaagttcTGGAATGGCTTCCACTTTCTAAGAAAATTTGACAACTAACCCTTCCCAGGTGATCACCTAAAACTATTGCCAGGTATAAAGGCTGAACAAAACATACGCACAAGAAGTTCTTTGCTTCCTCCATTTGATCTCCAACTACCAACCATGCTCATATAATTACAGCAATAACTGTTCTCTGATCAGCGTAAGAGCATATGCTGATCTTTTAATAGATGCTGCAACCTCAAAGACAAGAGGCAACAGGACTAGAGTGCCACATATTCAAAAAGTTGCAGAATATTTTGAAATGAATTCCAGTTTGCATTGACCAAACATTCTAGATCAAACATGATGACTACTGGTACCAGCCAAATTGGTCATCTTAATCGAGACAATCTTTTCCGTTTCCGATTCTTCTTATACACAACCACACTTTTTGTGTTACTGCTACCATGAGGAAGAGCCAAACTTGATGATGGTTTGCCAATGTAGGTTCTGCCTTTCTTAGAAACCCATTTCAGTGGCATATTGTTAACTACAGTGCCAATATCAGTAGAATTATTCAGTTCAacttgtttttgaatttgatctaGCATCTGATGGGTCCAAGCCAATGACAGATCCAACGCAAAAGAATCATCCACTGGCTTTTTCCATAGATCCATCAAAACCTCTTGAAAAGACCGGAAAGACATGGATGGTTGATAACCTTTAAGATTTTCACAAATCATGTTTACTTTGACAACATGCTTGCAAAGGTTACCTTGCATTGACCAAGAACAATCACAGAATGCAAATTCAGATCCTGGATTCCACACTATATGTGTTAAGCTACTATCTTTCTGGCTCACAACCTTGGCAAAGAGGTGGTCTTTATCATCCAAGGAAACAGCATAGTCCGGAATTTGAAGTGCCCGATGCCATGATGTAGAAGCTATATATTTTTCCTTCACATTCTGGAAAGAATCACTTTCATCAGCATACCGGTCAAGCCAGTAGCTTGAATGCAACTCAGTTGTTAACTTGTGGACTAACCAATCTACTCTTTGCAATGCTCCAAGATGTGAATCATCAAAAAGTTTGGCTTTCAGCTTAACATGATAGGCTTCTAATGCTCCAGAAGCTTCCTGGCTTGCTAATGGAAAATTTCTCATCGTTGAAAGCCACATTTCTGCAGAACAGAAGGAAGGGCATGGAGAAAGTGAGTAAATATATCAAATCAATGACAAACTGACTAACCCATAACTTCGGAAGTAAAATGGTAAGGAACATTTCATTCGTAATATTGGGCTTGCATGCATGCATGTGAATATGCCTTCAGTCAAACCAGACATTTTATGTGCATGcaagagagaaaaggagaaagatCTAACCAAGCTTGGGCAACCACATGACTTTGAAATATTCCATGAAAGCAGTTTGGTCAACAAAATCCAGCAAGAATTGTTCCAAGGCAAGCGATGCATTAATACCTCCCCAAATGTTGTACACTATTCTCCCAAGACGCTTAAAAATCTCCCGCTGAATCTCAATATTACTACATTTCTTAACAATATTCCTAAGCCATGATCTACGAACACGCCATAGTGAAAATAGGACAGGACAGCAAAATATATCTCtgtaaaaacaattaatagaaGTAAGAAAATTAAACAGCAGCACTATAAAATTTTTAACCAAACTCATTTCAAAGCAATAAATCTTACCTCAAAAGATCAATTTCAGCTGCAGCGTCATCAATTAAAAATCCACTGACTTTCCATCCAGGCTCAACACTACGAGCTCGATCAATTAAAGCTTTCAACCACTTAGACACATCAGGCTTTGTAAAGCTACGTGTAATGACCCATGCGACAGGAAGTGCATGTTGTCTTGAATCAAAAACAAGTAGTGTGAACAAGGGATACTGCCAATATGAAAAGATAACTAAGTTAGGATGATTGAAAATATATTGCAATACGAACAAGATAATTGTATTTCTTTTAGATCTACCATAACTTAAAAGTGATGattgaaaaacaaatattacTTTAAGTCTCTTCACACCAAACGTAGAGTCTGCTGCAACAACACTTCGATGACCAAAACGAATCATTTGTTGCAGCTGCCATTCTGTTTGGATCCCCAAGATGAAAGGGTCAGACTCTGAAGTATCCTGGTGAAAAAATACAGACTTTCTATTGCGTTCAATCCACATGCGGATGCTAGCTTGATCATCTAGATCCAGCTCATGGGTAGACCTTTTGATAATCATCCCTAGCTTGTGGACATACTGAGAAGCAAGGCTACTGACTTTTGCATCTGAACCACAATATCGCTGAATTCCTTCTATGTGTTTCTCCAAGATATTCTCTTCTGGGATGCCCAAATATATCATGGACATAGTTTGCTGCTGAATTTCATTGCAAATATACGGAATTTTTTTGGCGCCTGGGCCAATGGCATCTCTATCAAGTGGTCCGTGGCAGATAAAACCAGACTTGTTAATATGACGCCTCTCATTGTATACAATAAGTGCCAGTGATGGCTGAGCATAAAGACGTTTGACAACAAAATGACAAGTACAACCTCGCATTGATTGAGGTCTAGCAGCACGATTTCGAGTATTAAGTCGATACCTTCGACTAGGTAATATACCTCCTCCCTCCCCATAATTTTCAGGGCCAAACGAGCACCAGTACCTTCATAGAGAACAAAGTTCAACTACACAACATAAGTATCAGAAACCTAATTGTGCAGATCACCACTTAAGTTTTAAATCATTCATTTGCTAGTCTGCTGTTGGTTTCAAAATTCAGATAGCAACAAGGAAATGATTTGAACTTATGAACAAGTTTAAGATAAAGGAACTTAACAAGGACCAAATTTTCAACAAGAGAAATATGATTTCACACTTCCAAGTTCCAATGTTCTATAAAAACATAAACTAGAAACACACCAAGCAAGAAAATGCTAAACATATACTACAAAAGCCAAACAATCTTCTGATTACATTACAATAACAAAAAGAGGAATAAAATGTCTATAAGCAtgataataatcattttaaatgaCAAAATAGACATGGCAGAAACTTACAGCCTGTACTCCAGATACTCATCGTCCTTGTACTCCTTCAAGTTTCCAATAGTCCGTTTCCTTCCTCTCTCGATATGAAACCGAGTCGGGCACTCCACATTAGTGCATTCACCAATTATAAAAGCATCAACTCTGTCATAGGGAATGAGGGCAACCTCATCATGGTGCTCAGCATTACCAAACTTGGTCCAAGTCAAGTCAGCAGCACAAAACTCCTCCTCAGGTGGGTCTTGCAAAGGAATCTTCCCCACGGATTCAACTATAGCCATATCCAAAATggcaaaaaaaccaaaaaacacaaaaaccttCCTTGCTATATATACAGAACAATCTAGAAGTCTCTCCAGAAACAATCACACGTTCAAAACAGTAAAAATGTTGAAGCAAAGAACAGAACACCCTGAAACAACAATACCCTTTTGAGATAAACAGTTAAAGACTTGATATTGATAAGTTTTTTGAGCTATGAGCAATAACAGCTACGCAATTCAATCATAAGAAAGAGTAGaagctaaaaaaaacaaaggttaAGGCAAGTTGTGTAGTGAGAATTGAAGGGAATACCTACCTTTTTGGTTAAATattcagaagaagaa
Encoded proteins:
- the LOC114397510 gene encoding uncharacterized protein LOC114397510 isoform X1, translated to MAIVESVGKIPLQDPPEEEFCAADLTWTKFGNAEHHDEVALIPYDRVDAFIIGECTNVECPTRFHIERGRKRTIGNLKEYKDDEYLEYRLYWCSFGPENYGEGGGILPSRRYRLNTRNRAARPQSMRGCTCHFVVKRLYAQPSLALIVYNERRHINKSGFICHGPLDRDAIGPGAKKIPYICNEIQQQTMSMIYLGIPEENILEKHIEGIQRYCGSDAKVSSLASQYVHKLGMIIKRSTHELDLDDQASIRMWIERNRKSVFFHQDTSESDPFILGIQTEWQLQQMIRFGHRSVVAADSTFGVKRLKYPLFTLLVFDSRQHALPVAWVITRSFTKPDVSKWLKALIDRARSVEPGWKVSGFLIDDAAAEIDLLRDIFCCPVLFSLWRVRRSWLRNIVKKCSNIEIQREIFKRLGRIVYNIWGGINASLALEQFLLDFVDQTAFMEYFKVMWLPKLEMWLSTMRNFPLASQEASGALEAYHVKLKAKLFDDSHLGALQRVDWLVHKLTTELHSSYWLDRYADESDSFQNVKEKYIASTSWHRALQIPDYAVSLDDKDHLFAKVVSQKDSSLTHIVWNPGSEFAFCDCSWSMQGNLCKHVVKVNMICENLKGYQPSMSFRSFQEVLMDLWKKPVDDSFALDLSLAWTHQMLDQIQKQVELNNSTDIGTVVNNMPLKWVSKKGRTYIGKPSSSLALPHGSSNTKSVVVYKKNRKRKRLSRLR
- the LOC114397510 gene encoding uncharacterized protein LOC114397510 isoform X2, which produces MAIVESVGKIPLQDPPEEEFCAADLTWTKFGNAEHHDEVALIPYDRVDAFIIGECTNVECPTRFHIERGRKRTIGNLKEYKDDEYLEYRLYWCSFGPENYGEGGGILPSRRYRLNTRNRAARPQSMRGCTCHFVVKRLYAQPSLALIVYNERRHINKSGFICHGPLDRDAIGPGAKKIPYICNEIQQQTMSMIYLGIPEENILEKHIEGIQRYCGSDAKVSSLASQYVHKLGMIIKRSTHELDLDDQASIRMWIERNRKSVFFHQDTSESDPFILGIQTEWQLQQMIRFGHRSVVAADSTFGVKRLKYPLFTLLVFDSRQHALPVAWVITRSFTKPDVSKWLKALIDRARSVEPGWKVSGFLIDDAAAEIDLLRDIFCCPVLFSLWRVRRSWLRNIVKKCSNIEIQREIFKRLGRIVYNIWGGINASLALEQFLLDFVDQTAFMEYFKVMWLPKLG